From Chryseobacterium gallinarum, one genomic window encodes:
- a CDS encoding transcriptional regulator yields MHQSIEIDEKIFQDAVKFYGTVFSLPPLASKIYSYLLFDYEKVGITFDEFVEVLSASKSSVSTSISLLLNAQLIVDHNKMDERRRYFFINDEYKKIRFEKIVQKMQDELKLLDDLNNFKKSKDDGYNERIEVYKALLNKNIQNIQESLNKL; encoded by the coding sequence ATGCACCAAAGTATAGAAATTGATGAAAAAATTTTTCAGGATGCCGTAAAATTCTATGGCACCGTGTTCAGCTTACCACCTTTAGCTTCAAAAATTTATTCCTACCTTCTTTTTGATTATGAGAAAGTAGGAATTACTTTTGATGAGTTTGTTGAAGTGCTTTCAGCCAGCAAAAGCTCGGTTTCTACAAGCATTTCATTATTACTCAATGCCCAGCTTATTGTAGACCATAACAAAATGGATGAGCGGAGACGGTATTTTTTCATCAATGACGAATACAAAAAAATTCGATTCGAGAAAATTGTCCAGAAGATGCAGGACGAATTAAAACTATTAGATGATTTAAACAACTTTAAAAAAAGTAAAGACGATGGATACAACGAAAGAATAGAAGTTTACAAAGCACTCTTAAATAAAAACATACAAAATATTCAGGAATCTCTTAA
- a CDS encoding GNAT family N-acetyltransferase, producing the protein MDTEIKLRKAKIEDRDTIWNIIQQSIERRKQDGSTQWQNGYPNLGTVESDIAKGFAHVLTVNNEIAVYAALILNDEPAYSTIEGAWLSDGEFVVVHRIAIDEKFAGQGMTRKLFDHIEDFTRSHGIQSIKVDTNYDNIAMLKILESKGFSYCGEVLLADGMRKAFEKIII; encoded by the coding sequence ATGGATACGGAAATTAAACTACGAAAAGCGAAAATTGAAGACAGAGACACTATTTGGAATATTATCCAGCAATCTATTGAAAGAAGAAAACAGGATGGCAGTACGCAATGGCAGAACGGATACCCCAATCTGGGTACTGTAGAAAGCGATATTGCAAAGGGATTTGCACACGTTCTTACCGTGAATAATGAAATTGCAGTGTACGCAGCATTGATCCTGAATGATGAACCGGCCTACAGCACTATAGAAGGAGCCTGGCTCAGTGACGGAGAGTTTGTGGTAGTACATAGAATTGCTATTGATGAAAAGTTTGCAGGACAGGGAATGACCAGGAAACTGTTTGACCATATTGAAGATTTTACCCGATCCCATGGCATTCAGAGTATAAAAGTAGATACCAATTATGATAATATAGCAATGCTGAAGATCCTTGAAAGTAAAGGATTTTCTTATTGCGGAGAGGTTCTTCTTGCCGATGGGATGAGAAAAGCTTTTGAGAAGATTATAATTTAA